From a region of the Lactuca sativa cultivar Salinas chromosome 4, Lsat_Salinas_v11, whole genome shotgun sequence genome:
- the LOC128133190 gene encoding probable carboxylesterase 17, whose amino-acid sequence MVFQRSIVDQVSGWLAVYNDGFVDRTWTGPPQFKFMSDPVPPHHNFINGVATHDLFTHPDSDLRVRVYLPEIPDSGKLPIILHFHGGGFCISQADWFMYYNTYTRLAREAGAIVVSTYLRLAPEHRLPAAIDDAYSTLLWLQDLADGKVHQPWLSSHGDFNRVFLIGDSSGGNIVHQVAKRAAGENLYPLRLAGAIPIHPGFLRSVKSKSELEKPESPFLTLDMLYKFLKLGLPMGSTRDHPITCPMGEVLQGVDLPPYLLCVAEEDLVIDTEMEFYEEMKKAGKKVELFVSNGIGHSFYLNKIAIDLDPKTSEETRKLIQGISHFIGNH is encoded by the coding sequence ATGGTGTTCCAAAGATCAATCGTCGACCAAGTTTCTGGCTGGCTCGCTGTCTACAACGACGGTTTTGTTGATCGGACATGGACAGGACCACCGCAATTCAAGTTCATGTCTGATCCCGTCCCACCGCACCACAATTTCATCAATGGCGTTGCAACCCATGATCTCTTCACCCATCCAGATTCGGATCTTCGCGTCAGGGTTTATCTCCCGGAGATACCCGATTCCGGAAAGCTTCCCATAATCCTACACTTTCATGGTGGAGGATTTTGCATCAGCCAGGCGGATTGGTTCATGTACTATAATACCTATACTCGTCTTGCACGTGAAGCTGGAGCTATCGTTGTCAGCACCTACCTCCGTCTTGCACCGGAGCACCGCCTCCCTGCCGCCATAGATGACGCCTACTCCACCCTTCTCTGGCTCCAAGATTTGGCCGACGGAAAAGTACACCAACCATGGCTGTCTTCTCATGGAGACTTCAACCGTGTTTTCCTCATTGGAGACAGCTCCGGCGGGAACATTGTCCATCAGGTGGCCAAAAGGGCAGCCGGAGAAAACCTCTATCCACTGAGACTCGCCGGAGCGATCCCCATCCACCCGGGGTTTCTCAGGTCAGTGAAAAGCAAGTCGGAGTTGGAAAAACCCGAGTCTCCGTTTCTGACTCTGGACATGTTGTATAAGTTTCTGAAACTGGGGTTGCCGATGGGAAGCACCAGAGACCACCCGATAACATGTCCGATGGGAGAGGTGCTGCAGGGAGTGGATTTGCCGCCGTATCTTCTGTGTGTGGCGGAGGAGGACTTGGTGATAGATACGGAGATGGAGTTTTACGAAGAGATGAAGAAAGCTGGGAAGAAGGTTGAGTTGTTTGTGAGTAATGGAATTGGACATAGCTTTTATCTGAATAAGATCGCCATTGATCTGGACCCAAAAACCTCCGAGGAAACTCGTAAACTGATCCAAGGGATCTCCCACTTCATTGGAAACCActaa